A window of Hevea brasiliensis isolate MT/VB/25A 57/8 chromosome 14, ASM3005281v1, whole genome shotgun sequence contains these coding sequences:
- the LOC110673488 gene encoding uncharacterized protein LOC110673488, whose translation MASLHILKSTLSPISLSGPYFPGKSDSRKAILRLRSFSAGSSKRCFQRLKFRVNCSVQEGDNNTNGEEPPESLFMKELKRRGMTPTSLLEDTNRGSYGVEDEIKLGEEDRGFSKRNAVSTEFGQSLSNQRERSMALNSEGLEGLIPRAKLLLTTGATFFLGFWPLILITVTFFFALYIYFGPNFVHDASKTPTSPYVD comes from the exons ATGGCTTCTCTTCACATATTGAAATCCACTCTCTCTCCAATTTCCCTTTCAGGCCCGTATTTTCCCGGGAAATCGGATTCCAGGAAAGCAATTCTCAGGTTGAGAAGTTTTAGTGCTGGGAGCTCTAAAAGATGCTTCCAGAGACTGAAGTTTAGGGTTAACTGTTCAGTACAAGAAGGAGATAATAATACCAATG GTGAGGAACCACCGGAATCGTTGTTCATGAAGGAGCTGAAGAGGAGGGGAATGACTCCGACTTCATTGCTTGAGGACACCAATAGAGGAAGCTATGGAGTGGAGGATGAGATAAAGCTCGGAGAAGAGGATAGAGGCTTTTCTAAAAGAAACGCTGTTTCAACTGAATTTGGTCAAAGCCTTTCTAATCAGAGAGAGCGTTCCATGGCATTGAACAGTGAAGGCCTTGAG GGTTTAATTCCTCGTGCTAAACTTTTGCTTACAACTGGAGCAACCTTCTTTTTGGGATTTTGGCCATTGATTCTCATAACTGTGACATTCTTCTTTGCTCTCTACATT TATTTTGGACCGAATTTTGTCCATGATGCAAGCAAGACGCCCACGTCACCATATGTCGATTGA
- the LOC110673495 gene encoding tubulin alpha chain, whose protein sequence is MRECISIHIGQAGIQVGNACWELYCLEHGIQHDGQKPGDKTVGGAEDAFNTFFSETGAVKHVPRAVIVDLEPTVIDEVRTGTYRQLFHPEQLISGKEDAANNFARGHYTIGKEIVDLCLDRIRKLADNCTGLQGFLVFNAVGGGTGSGLGSLLLERLSVDYGKKSKLGFTVYPSPQVSTSVVEPYNSVLSTHSLLEHTDVAVLLDNEAIYDICRRSLDIERPTYTNLNRLVSQVISSLTASLRFDGALNVDVTEFQTNLVPYPRIHFMLSSYAPVISAEKAYHEQLSVAEITNSAFEPSSMMAKCDPRHGKYMACCLMYRGDVVPKDVNAAVATIKTKRTIQFVDWCPTGFKCGINYQPPTVVPGGDLAKVQRAVCMISNSTSVAEVFSRIDHKFDLMYAKRAFVHWYVGEGMEEGEFSEAREDLAALEKDYEEVGAESAEGEDGDDEEY, encoded by the exons ATGAGAGAGTGCATTTCCATTCACATTGGTCAGGCTGGTATCCAGGTCGGCAATGCCTGCTGGGAGCTTTACTGCCTTGAGCATGGCATCCAG CATGATGGCCAGAAGCCAGGTGACAAGACCGTTGGCGGTGCTGAAGATGCCTTCAACACCTTTTTCAGTGAAACTGGTGCAGTGAAGCACGTTCCTCGCGCTGTCATTGTAGATCTTGAGCCAACTGTCATTGATGAAGTTAGGACCGGAACTTACCGCCAGCTCTTTCACCCTGAGCAGCTCATCAGTGGCAAGGAAGATGCTGCCAACAACTTTGCCCGTGGCCATTATACCA TTGGCAAGGAAATTGTTGATCTCTGCTTGGACCGCATCAGAAAGCTTGCTGACAACTGCACTGGCCTCCAGGGATTCCTTGTGTTTAATGCTGTTGGTGGTGGTACCGGATCTGGTCTTGGATCTCTCCTGTTGGAGCGTTTGTCTGTTGATTATGGAAAGAAATCCAAGTTGGGTTTCACTGTCTACCCCTCTCCCCAAGTCTCGACATCTGTTGTTGAGCCCTACAACAGTGTCCTTTCAACTCACTCCCTCTTGGAACACACTGATGTTGCTGTGCTTCTTGACAATGAGGCCATCTATGATATCTGTAGGCGTTCCCTTGACATTGAGCGACCCACCTACACCAATCTTAACAGGCTTGTCTCTCAG GTGATTTCCTCCTTGACTGCTTCTCTGAGGTTTGATGGTGCCCTGAACGTGGATGTGACTGAATTCCAGACCAACTTGGTCCCATACCCAAGAATCCACTTCATGCTTTCCTCCTATGCACCAGTTATCTCTGCTGAGAAAGCTTACCATGAGCAACTTTCTGTTGCTGAAATCACCAACAGTGCTTTTGAGCCCTCTTCTATGATGGCTAAGTGTGATCCTCGTCATGGCAAATACATGGCCTGCTGCTTGATGTACCGTGGTGATGTTGTGCCCAAGGATGTGAATGCTGCAGTTGCCACTATCAAAACCAAGCGTACCATTCAGTTTGTTGACTGGTGCCCAACTGGATTCAAGTGCGGTATCAACTACCAGCCACCCACTGTTGTTCCTGGTGGTGACCTTGCCAAGGTGCAGAGAGCTGTCTGCATGATCTCCAACTCAACCAGTGTTGCTGAGGTGTTCTCAAGAATTGACCACAAGTTTGACCTAATGTATGCCAAGCGTGCTTTTGTGCACTGGTATGTGGGCGAGGGCATGGAGGAAGGTGAGTTTTCTGAGGCTCGTGAGGATCTTGCTGCCCTTGAGAAGGATTATGAAGAGGTTGGTGCTGAATCGGCTGAGGGTGAAGATGGTGACGATGAAGAGTATTAA
- the LOC110673517 gene encoding pyruvate kinase isozyme A, chloroplastic translates to MAVSSDSILRFHQKIFANHPILELENGVSRIAVGAGGVSCSTRKLRSKARIGAKAVAEARVKGLESFKVNLDLGLDAVAEKELREKGFLGMRKTKLVCTIGPACCSLEDLERLARGGMNVARLNMCHNTKEWHRDVIKKIKRLNEEKGFCVSVMIDTEGSQIHVVDHGAPSSLKAEEGSVWVFTAQKFEGSLPFTIRANYEGFSEGIMVGDELIIDGGMASFQVVERMGNDLRCKCTDPGLLLPRAKLSFWRDGKLSHQGLPTISEKDWADIDFGISEGVDFVAVSFVNDAEPIKHLKNHISTKASRSIRVLAKIESLESLRKLEEIVEASDGIMVARGDLGVEVPLEQIPAVQEEITRICRQLNKPVIIASQLLESMVEYPTPTRAEVADVSEAVRQSADAMMLSGESAIGSYGEKALSVLRMVSNRMELQCHEENRQNALHQPCLGVSLPDRISEEICNSAVEMANNLGIDAIFVYTKHGEMASLLSRNRPNPPIFAFTDDNDARMALNLQWGVIPILVDLSDDMESNISKTTDLIKSKGMMKDGSSVLIVSDLTPSCATRTAFQSIQVKTIV, encoded by the exons ATGGCAGTTTCTAGCGATTCAATCCTCAGATTCCACCAGAAAATCTTTGCAAATCACCCAATTCTTGAATTAGAGAATGGTGTTTctagaatagctgtgggtgctggtGGGGTTTCTTGCAGTACAAGGAAACTTAGAAGTAAGGCCAGGATTGGAGCGAAAGCAGTGGCAGAGGCTCGTGTTAAGGGGTTAGAGAGTTTTAAGGTGAATTTGGACTTGGGATTGGATGCTGTGGCCGAGAAGGAGTTGAGAGAAAAAGGGTTCTTAGGGATGAGGAAGACGAAGTTGGTGTGTACCATAGGACCGGCGTGTTGCTCATTGGAGGATTTGGAGAGATTGGCTAGAGGAGGGATGAATGTGGCTAGGCTTAATATGTGTCATAACACGAAAGAGTGGCACAGAGATGTTATTAAGAAGATCAAGAGGTTAAATGAGGAAAAGGGGTTTTGTGTTTCAGTGATGATTGATACTGAAGGAAGCCAGATTCATGTGGTTGATCATGGAGCTCCCTCCTCTCTCAAAGCAGAG GAAGGTTCAGTTTGGGTATTTACAGCCCAAAAATTTGAAGGTTCACTTCCATTTACCATTCGAGCAAACTATGAAGGGTTCTCTGAAG GCATTATGGTAGGCGATGAACTGATTATTGATGGAGGAATGGCGAGCTTTCAAGTTGTTGAAAGGATGGGAAATGATTTGCGTTGTAAGTGCACAGATCCTGGTCTACTCCTACCCCGAGCCAAATTGAGCTTCTGGAGGGATGGGAAGCTTTCCCATCAAGGTCTCCCAACTATATCAGAAAAG GACTGGGCAGATATTGATTTTGGAATTTCTGAAGGTGTCGATTTTGTTGCTGTGTCATTTGTTAATGATGCCGAGCCTATCAAGCATCTGAAGAACCATATCTCAACCAAGGCATCAAG ATCAATAAGAGTATTGGCAAAGATTGAGAGCTTGGAGTCTCTTCGGAAACTGGAAGAGATTGTAGAGGCTTCTGATGGAATTATGGTGGCTCGTGGTGACCTTGGAGTAGAAGTTCCTCTTGAACAGATTCCAGCAGTCCAAGAGGAGATAACCCGTATTTGCAGGCAGCTGAACAAGCCAGTGATTATAGCTTCTCAACTTCTTGAGTCGATGGTTGAATATCCAACCCCAACGCGTGCAGAG GTTGCAGATGTATCTGAAGCAGTTAGGCAATCTGCTGATGCAATGATGTTGTCTGGTGAGTCAGCTATTGGATCATATGGAGAGAAAGCTCTTTCTGTCTTGCGGATGGTCAGCAATCGAATGGAACTACAGTGTCACGAGGAAAACCGTCAAAATGCTCTCCATCAGCCTTGTCTTGGAGTTTCATTGCCTGATCGTATATCTGAAGAGATATGCAATTCTGCTGTAGAAATGG CTAACAACCTTGGTATAGATGCTATCTTTGTCTACACAAAGCATGGAGAGATGGCATCACTCCTTTCTCGCAACCGTCCAAACCCTCCTATATTTGCATTTACAGATGACAATGATGCTCGTATGGCATTGAATTTGCAGTGGGGAGTTATCCCCATCCTTGTAGATTTGTCAGATGACATGGAATCCAACATATCCAAAACCACTGATCTTATAAAATCTAAAGGCATGATGAAAGATGGAAGCTCTGTCTTGATAGTCTCAGATCTCACTCCATCTTGTGCAACCCGAACTGCCTTCCAGTCAATCCAGGTGAAGACCATTGTGTAG